Below is a genomic region from Ostrea edulis chromosome 10, xbOstEdul1.1, whole genome shotgun sequence.
ttagctgacatgtttttatattcatatgaagcagaatttattcaaaaaattctacgtgagaagaaaaaatatctcgttgtgaccttcaattcgacttttagatatatcgatgacgttttgtctattaacaatgatagttttcattcatatgtcgatttgatatatccctgtgagctcgaaataaaggacaccacatagtcgtccacttctgcttcatacttagatattttattgaaagtagacattaacggcaaactgacaactcaactgtatgacaaacgggatgatttcagcttctccatcgtcaacttcccatatttgtgtagtaatattccatgatcacctgcatatggtgtttatatatctcaactgattcgatatgcaagagcttgttctgggtatagtaagtttttagctcacctgaaccgaaggttcaagtgagctattctgatcacattttgtccggcgtccgtctgtctgtctgtccgtctgtctgtctgtccgtttgtccgtaaacttttcacattttcgacttcttctccagaaccactgggccaatttcaacctaacttggccaaaagcatccttgggtgaagggctttcaagtttgttcaaatgaagggccatgtccctttcaaaggggagataatcacaaaaatgcaaaaatagggtggggtcatttaaaaatcttcttctcaagaaccaccgggtcagaagagctgaaatttacctgaaagcttcctgacataatgcagattcaagtttgttcaaatcatgggcccctggggttggatggggccacaataggggatcaaagttttacatacaaatatataggaaaaatcttttaaaatcttcttttcaagaaccactgagtcagaaaagctgatttttacatgaaaactttctgacatagtgcacattcaagttcgttcaaatcatggcccccggggataggatggggccccaagtggtggatcaaagttttacacacaaatatatagggaaaaatttaaaaatcttcttctcaagaaccactaagccagaaaatctgagatttacatgaaagcttcctgacataatgaagattcaagtttgttcaaatcatgggcctcgggggttggatggggccacaataggggatcaaagttttacatacaaatatataggaaaaatctttaaaaatcttcttctcaagaaccactgagtcagaaaagctgatttttacatgaaaactttctgacatagtgcacattcaagtttgttcaaatcatggcccccggggataggatggggccccaaggggggatgaaagttttgcatacaaatatatagggaaaaactttaaaaatcttcttctcgagaaccactaagccagaaaagctgagatttacatgaaagcttcctgacataatgaagattcaagtttgttcaaatcattggcccctggggttggatggggccacaataggggatcaaagttttacatacaaatatataggaacaatctttaaaaatcttcttctcaagaaccactgagccagaaaagctgatttttacatgaaaactttctgacatagtgcagattcaagtttgttcaaatcatgggccccgggtgtaggatgaggccacaagggagatcaaagttttacatacaaatataggaaaaagctttaaaaatcttcttctcaagaaccattgggtcaaagaagttgacatttacatgaaagctttctgacatagtgtagattcaggtttgcaaagggtagtttgggccataatagagACTAAGGTTTtagatgcaaatatatatggaaattcttcagatatgggccaaggtgactcaggtgagcgatgtggctcatgggcctcttgttaaatcgaggtaagctactgacaaacaagttgatggtacagggatttcaacagtctcgattgaagtcagcatttcgtaaattctatggtcgttataacgatctagttcgtcaatgcaacctcacattgggtcaaatgctgtctgacgtgtttcataccgattgttaagctgttcttggcacacattgattttgactgcggataactctgtttacctgatcaggatatagggctcacggcgggtgtgaccggtcaacaggggatgcttactcctcctaggcacctgatcccacctctggtgtgtccaggggtccgtgtttgcccaactttctatcttgtattgcttgtaggagttatgagattgatcactgttcgttatcttcacattgcatGTTAAAAACTATAGTCtataatttatcgtgaggaatggtcgtgtaaggtattgaaaagtcgtacgttttgatgttgctgatttgagaaaagttttgcgatttcgaatttactaaaagttctttcaacttttttagaatccacttttgatttacaccacttcctGAATATGTAGTCatacagtacgtttgaagtttttcattcacagctattaatattttcttgaggagcaaagatatTGGCTTAGTAGAACACTTACTAAATCTAGCAATGCATCTTTGTAAgtgtttttatgaagtttaggaatccagtataggtatggaAACTCTTATTCATTCGactcattgactgggatattcaatgtgtctaaaactgaagcattggcatattttgtttcaattcAGTGGGAACCTGTTGTGTGTCCGTGTGTGAATTTACACAGTCCACGAACTCCGTAACCCATTTTGCGATATTGTTggaatttttcttttgtttattgttttttttttttacatttcatttgaatttagttTAGATAATGAACACTATGTAATATTCAGTtgttacatttacattgtatttatgtttCACGTACTTGAAAGACTCATTATGCTACATTATTTGGTATTTGtatcaaaaatacagaaaaatataaatatagctTTTTTGAACGGCAGGTGAAGGTCacaaacattgcagaaaaaactgtttaacaaataaaagaaaacatttcatcATTTATCTTAATGTTAACACAAGGTATCCAGTCACAAAGCACACATCCCAGCCACTCAGCTTCCAAGCATATTGGAAAactcttgagcatgtactctgTTTAAGTATGagaataatttcataaaagttttataaccttcatgTTTTAGTATGAatacgatttagagcacggagtttgagtattgaaacgtgctcaaaaaagttttataaccttcaggCCTGGTCTCATACTTTTCAAGGCCAAATTGATTTGGAATTTCGAAGATATATTGAGTTGAGGTTCGTatttattttgctgaaaaatTTTGAGAGAAGAAAGATAACTCGTAATTGTGAAGGACGAACTTTGCAAAATCAAACAACAGAAGTATTGCTCATTCGATTGTTATTTAAACAATGTTCAAAAGatctttaaatatatgtagGATATATTAGGGTAAGAATATTATATAATGTGTGATGACGTAAAGATTAGTGATTCTTGGGAGAAAGAGTGGCTttgatatcaaatgaaataaatcctCAAACATGGACTCTGGTATCAGCACAAACCATGCTGATATCATTAGTACTCAGGTCTATAATCACATTGTGATAATTACAATACTCTGATATCAGCACATGTCACACGGATATGATTAGTACACAAGGCTGCGTTTTCCAACGATGGATGCAGAGCTCTGAAATATAGAAATGACGAAAAAATCACCGCCGCTGAAACAGAGCTGAAATATGAACTGAAATTCTTATGTAAACTCTCAACCAAACAAAATCGAAAAGTACCAGATACATAAAAGAATTATTGAAATCAATACGACGCTTTAGCTACATTTGTACCTGGGAAAtacaattttgatatttaccgagCTATTTTAAAAGTCACGCTTTTACAATTATTGTGCAAGATGGTCGAATGTGAGTACATGTAGAAATGAACGTTTTCATTGAATGACCGAAATTATCATAAACCGTATCGTTTCTCAATTTTTGTCTGATGTTGGAGGTTCACCTGTACGGCACCTGCAGGTGAACATTAAGTTTTATGTTTTCCTAGGGAAAAAATACAGAATTATTTgatcatataataaaatattctatGTGAGTGTAATACTTATTGTTCGATTCAGAATGTTACACATTTGGTTTCTGAAATGTATGTGAGATCTGCCATGGAattgaatattttgtatattgaaataAAGCATTTCCCCTCTTTTCTAGATACCAATCaaatctgtttacaatatacatgtatatgatgtagATATGCTTATTTTGTGTAAACAACAGGCACTTCTTATCAACTACCGCTGCTTTTATAACTTATAGCCAATACGTATTTGTACATTAATCTTACATTgcacaatgaaaggtgaaaataacgaacagctcctataagcaatacataacatacagttggacaaacacggacccctggacacaccagaggtgtaaTGTAATGAAGAGAACATCATTTTAATAAAGACCACCACATGACGATGAAAACAAAAGATAGAGCGTCGTTTCCTTACTTTCCAAATTTCCAATTTAGAATAAtcaaaaatcaaagaaaacgACCCTTACCGTTCCTATGCCACCTGTCAAACACTCTATAGGAAAACTCAGGCTAGTGAAGTCAATCTGCGTCGTTCGTATGTTGTAGAACATCCATTCCCCCATCAACAACtcttaaaaagaagaaaaagtccATGGAAAATGTTGTTTGTTAAAGTCTTGAAATACCAAAGTGTACACAATTATATTGGTGTTCATGTGGAAACAGTGTGGTCTGCCTGATATTAAGGAAAGTTTGAAACCCACTTGCTTCCTGGGGACACAGAATGAACCCGATAATTACGCATTTCAGGTTATGTACTGGTACAAAGAGTATTTGTACTTATTTCACCATGTCGAAAATTCATCACATTCAGTATAATCATGATTCAATGTTTGTTTTGTACTTAATAATGAACTACTTTTTGTAACTTTTATTGCTGGGTTAACCCTAACCATTACACAAGTTTAATTCTTtcttgatgatgatgatgatggtgatgatgatggtgaTCATTATCATCGTCGTCATCAAGTGTGTGGTGTATATGCGAACACTGCCAATCTATTTTTAGACGATGGATAACCTCCTGGCGTATTTTAATCCAGGTCATACTCCCTCCCATAATTCACCGCTCGGCCACTTTCTGTATTATACCCTTGAATAGGACATTTTCAATAATCACGCATATTGTAATCTAGTATGAAGCAATGGATATTTTTCTATGCATTATTTATAAATCCCTATGTCTCATTATTGATGCTAATGTGTTTTATCGTATATTTGTCATATTTTAATTTCAGGATTTTCTTGTAACTGGAAaggtgcaaggtgaagataaggaacagtgatcaatctcataactctgtATCTgagaagagaccactgaccttccgaaagtaaactgggaaactttctcacttaccggcgcgagcgggattcgaacccgcgccgacagaggtgagagccgtgtgattttgagcgcgatgctctaaccactcggccacggggACGTAAACAAGAatcactggatataccagaagtgggatgaGGTGTATATGAGttagcatcccctgccgacaggtcacacccgtcatgaaCCCTATGTTTTAATTAGGCAAGCGgcgtaatccgtagtcaaaattaatgtgccaagaacagtctcAACTGGTatattgacaggttgtattgctaaaaaagaccatagaatttgcataGTGCTAaatttaaacgagattgttgaaaacttgtaacatcaactttcGGTAGTCTACctctatttaaaaactaaccACACACAGCACAAACTCTTTCTTATCGAATCAGGTGAGAGGtatatacaccatatgcagttgGTTACGGAATATTCCTACATAGATATAGGAAGTTGATGTCATCCCGTTTGAcataaagttgatttgttattttgccgttaatatccatGTTTAAGAACATATTTAGGCATGAAGCAGATGTGGTGTATTTTACCTCGTTCACTGGaacatcgaatcgacatatgaatgaaaatgatatttaaagCGTCGTCGATAAATCTAAATGTAAGTTGAAGGTCACATTAAgcgattttttgttttgtattttcatgttgAAGCTGAATAAAGTATGTTTTTACATAAACTGACCgcttatgtaaaacatactTTAATCAGTTATATCCATTTCTTCCAgtggttacatatatatatatcatacattatgAAATTCAGCATTATAGCAAATAGTACatggagccccccccccccccccccctgactGCACCTTATAATTTCCTGTTTTTATACTCTGTGCCATATTTGTAGCGGTGATTGTGATTGTGATGATGATGACAATGATGATGGTGGTGATGTTACTGATGATGGtgaagatgatgatgatgatgacgatgatgatgataatgatgatgatgatgacgacgATTATGGTAGTGGTGGTAATGATGATGGTGGTGATTGTGGTGGTGATGGTGGTGATGTTAATGATGATTATGATGGTGATGATGGTAGTAAAGAATATGTTAATGATCATGGTGATTTTGGTAATaatgatgatggtgatgatgatgatggtttTGGTATTATTCGTGTTGTTGTTGtcaatgatgatgatgatggtgatgatggtggtggtggtggtggtggtgattCTGTTGGTGGTGTTgttaatgatgatgatgatgacgatggcggtggtggtggtggtggtggtgatgtTGGTGACGGTGGTAATTGTGATGATGAGTATGATGATGGTGATGGTGTGGAGGGGCAGTCTACCTACCTTTACCCACTCACACAGTAACACCTATCATACAATAAACATACCTCCATCCGTGTTTTTCCCGTGGTAGGTTTCCCTCACGGGGATACAGTTCTCGTTGACAGCTATCGTCGTATTGTATCCATTGTCTGTGGTTCTGTACAAGGTGATGTTCACAGTTTCTATCCCAGTGACTCCGAAATACGTATCAGACGACTTAACAGCCCCATCACTTCGCCCTGTAAATAACTATCAGATAACTTAACAGCCCCGTCACTTCACCCTGTAAATAACTATCAGATAACTTAACCGCTCCGTCACTTCGCCCTGTAAATAACTATCAGATAATTTAACCTCCCCGTCACTTCACCCTGTAAATAAGTATCAGATAACTTAACCGCTCTGTCACTTCGCCCTGTAAATAAGTATCAGATAACTTAACCGCTCCGTCACTTCGCCCTGTAAATAAGTATCAGACGACTTAACCGCCCCGTCACTTCGCCCTGTAAATAAATATCAGATAATTTAACCACCCATCACTTGGCCCCGTAAATAAGTATCAGACAACTTAACCGCCCCATCACTTCGTCCTGTAAATAAGTATCAGATAATTTAACCTCCCCGTCACTTCGCCCTGTCAATAACTATCAGATAACTTAACCGCCCCGTCACTTCGCCCTGTAGAGAGAAACAGTCTAGTTCATGCTCAGTCAGCTCTCAATCAAAAATCCCCCTGCAGACTGTAGAAATATACAGAGTACTGAGTATATGGAAAAAATCTAGATTACAATGACCTGACATTTTAGATTCATTAAGATCTTATCATGAGTCGCTTACCTAAAACAACGTTTACTTAGAACATTAGCTAAAAAGGAAAGCGTGCCGAAAATAAGCAGGAGGAAGGTAGCTGTtggtaaaaaattctaagtaaaTACCTAGACAGGTTTGTTCCGATGATTTCAGTGGAGCCCTGTCACAAATACCACTGTCTAAATGGAGTGTGTATGATACGTTCTGCAATACAGACAGCAGCACTTAGACAGTAGAAGATACAGGAAGTGTGTAAGGTAATGTTACAACGCGTGTGTAAGGTTGTATTACAGGAAGTGTGTAAGGTTGTGTTCCTGTGTAAGGTTGTGTTACAGGAAGTGTGTAAGGTTATGGTACAGGAAGGGTGTAAAGCTGTGTTACAGGAAATGTGTAATGTTGTGTTACAGGAAGCGTGTAGGGTTGTGTTACAGGATGTGTGTAAGGTTGTGTTACAGGAAGTGTATGAGGTTGTCTTACAGAAAATGTGTGAGGTTGTGTTACAGGAAGTGTGTAAGGTTGTGTTACAGGAAGTGTGTAAGGTTGTGATACAGGAAGTAGGTAAAGCTGTGTTACAGGAAGTGTGTGAGGTTGTTATACAGGAAGCATGTAAGGTTGTGTTACAGGAAGCGTGTAAGGTTGTGTTACATAAAGTGTGTGAGGTTGTGTTACAGGAAGTGTGTGAGGTTATGTTACAGGAAGTGTGTGAGGTTGTGTTACAGGAAGTGTGTAAAGCTATATTACAGGAAGTGTGTGAGGCTGTTATACAAGAAGTGTGTAAGGTTGTGATACAGGAATGTATAGTGTACAAGCTTAAAGAAAGCTGAATTGTATGTTGTTGATTTACCGGAAGTTTTTGTGGATATGACTTAGTTGTATTGTATAATCAAAATTACTTTATATGGCTGTCTAACCGGGAATTGCAATATAT
It encodes:
- the LOC125666122 gene encoding uncharacterized protein LOC125666122 isoform X2, producing the protein MMVAEGTNTMNGRKDRIRHIRDYQSNVSYTLHLDSGICDRAPLKSSEQTCLGRSDGAVKSSDTYFGVTGIETVNITLYRTTDNGYNTTIAVNENCIPVRETYHGKNTDGELLMGEWMFYNIRTTQIDFTSLSFPIECLTGGIGTSSASIVGKRSLVY
- the LOC125666122 gene encoding uncharacterized protein LOC125666122 isoform X1 — protein: MQLSYTEFYVLRKIKSRVSESLLLDLKSILSWVTDQLCCYPDRWEGYERGSVTVFAVQGPYTVSYEYQLKIDHVRHMMVAEGTNTMNGRKDRIRHIRDYQSNVSYTLHLDSGICDRAPLKSSEQTCLGRSDGAVKSSDTYFGVTGIETVNITLYRTTDNGYNTTIAVNENCIPVRETYHGKNTDGELLMGEWMFYNIRTTQIDFTSLSFPIECLTGGIGTSSASIVGKRSLVY